A single window of Vibrio sp. SCSIO 43137 DNA harbors:
- a CDS encoding MBL fold metallo-hydrolase, whose amino-acid sequence MRRAFKVSLGVAFMSAVLVTACASGTGADKDNKKFVNSEIKYNPTMSNMWEIIKQQVSATRNEPKPVKDIPLKAMTAAGLDSSSEDALFRLGHSSILMRLDGEYVLADPVFSERASPVQWAGPKRFHPTPISIEELPEIKAVVISHDHYDHLDKAAIEKLADKVEFFFTPLKVGDYLIEWGVDAEKVVQLDWWQSGEVGSLKFIATPTQHFSGRGLFDRDETLWASWVIKSEKRNLYFSGDSGYFSGFKEIGEKLGPFDVTMVETGAYNKLWSEIHMMPEESLQAHIDLKGKAMLPIHNGTFDLSLHDWYEPLERVSELAQQRGVTLLTPVFGDNVTIEQPESEYAWWRDVADIKQDNVELTNTQQPKLAMEK is encoded by the coding sequence ATGAGAAGAGCGTTTAAAGTAAGTTTGGGAGTTGCGTTTATGTCAGCCGTTTTAGTAACAGCGTGTGCATCGGGTACTGGTGCAGACAAAGATAACAAGAAGTTTGTAAACAGTGAGATTAAATACAACCCGACAATGAGCAATATGTGGGAGATCATCAAGCAGCAGGTTTCTGCTACGCGAAATGAACCTAAGCCGGTTAAAGATATTCCACTTAAAGCGATGACCGCTGCCGGACTGGATAGTAGCTCTGAAGATGCTTTGTTCCGTCTGGGGCACTCAAGTATTTTAATGCGTCTCGATGGCGAGTATGTGCTGGCAGATCCGGTATTTAGTGAACGAGCCTCGCCGGTTCAGTGGGCGGGACCGAAGCGATTCCATCCGACCCCTATTTCAATCGAAGAGCTGCCTGAAATTAAGGCCGTGGTAATCAGCCACGACCATTATGACCACTTAGATAAGGCGGCTATCGAAAAACTGGCCGATAAAGTCGAGTTCTTTTTTACACCGCTAAAAGTAGGTGATTACCTGATAGAGTGGGGTGTGGATGCAGAAAAGGTTGTCCAGTTAGACTGGTGGCAGAGTGGAGAGGTAGGTAGCCTGAAATTTATTGCAACGCCTACACAGCACTTTTCCGGCCGCGGACTGTTCGACAGAGATGAAACTTTGTGGGCGAGTTGGGTAATTAAGAGTGAAAAACGTAACCTCTATTTTAGTGGTGACAGCGGTTATTTCTCCGGATTTAAAGAGATAGGAGAAAAACTGGGGCCATTTGATGTCACCATGGTGGAGACAGGCGCTTATAACAAGCTCTGGTCAGAGATACATATGATGCCGGAAGAGAGCCTGCAAGCTCATATAGATCTGAAAGGTAAGGCGATGCTGCCGATTCATAATGGTACTTTCGACCTATCACTGCATGACTGGTATGAGCCTCTGGAGCGGGTAAGTGAACTGGCTCAGCAGCGGGGAGTGACTTTGCTGACTCCGGTGTTTGGTGACAATGTCACAATTGAGCAGCCAGAAAGCGAATATGCATGGTGGCGAGATGTTGCAGATATTAAGCAGGATAATGTGGAGCTGACCAATACTCAGCAGCCAAAGCTGGCTATGGAAAAATAG
- a CDS encoding TetR/AcrR family transcriptional regulator gives MAEVKKTRSELKREAIVNAAKKAFIEHGVQGTSMDKLSELAQVSKRTVYNHFATKEALVMHIMSELWRKATMQVDIQYSSEQALETQLAKILLAEAEMFSSKEYIDLSRVAFGYFFYNQDALDKEIKKFSAQETTLYKWLESAVDDGRLKPVDLEFANGQLHNLIKGSCFWPLLINSKASVTQQQVEMITKESAAMFISHYKM, from the coding sequence GTGGCAGAAGTAAAAAAAACCAGAAGCGAACTTAAAAGAGAAGCCATTGTAAATGCAGCAAAAAAAGCATTTATTGAACATGGTGTTCAGGGAACCAGTATGGATAAGCTATCAGAGCTTGCGCAGGTTTCGAAAAGAACGGTGTACAACCACTTTGCCACCAAAGAGGCCTTGGTGATGCACATCATGTCCGAGTTGTGGCGCAAGGCAACCATGCAGGTTGATATTCAGTACTCCTCTGAACAAGCCCTTGAAACTCAGTTGGCGAAAATACTGTTGGCTGAGGCAGAAATGTTCTCCAGCAAGGAGTATATAGACCTGTCACGGGTCGCATTCGGTTACTTCTTCTACAATCAGGATGCGCTAGACAAAGAGATTAAAAAGTTTTCTGCTCAGGAAACCACCCTCTATAAGTGGTTGGAATCCGCAGTCGATGATGGCCGCTTAAAGCCCGTTGACTTAGAGTTTGCTAACGGGCAGCTTCACAATCTGATTAAAGGAAGCTGTTTCTGGCCACTGCTGATTAACTCAAAAGCGTCGGTTACTCAGCAGCAGGTAGAGATGATTACCAAAGAATCTGCAGCAATGTTTATTAGTCACTACAAGATGTAA
- the yddG gene encoding aromatic amino acid DMT transporter YddG, with amino-acid sequence MLSSHKYTLMGIAAIVLWSCLVALTRNVAEQLGPVGGAAMIYSVASLFLLVVMGVPKLRQFSLSYIVIAGGLFAAYEVCFSLALGYADSRLQTIEMAVINYLWPALTVLFAVWGSSKRVNKLIYPAILLAFSGVVWSLMGGQEVTFTHITENVTGNPLAYSLALIGAIIWAVYCNVTKRLSNGKNGITLFFVFTAISLWFHYLTTEQPPLEFNCQSIGYLLLTGVVMGSGYALWNLAIIGGNMLLLASLSYFTPIFSTLISMLVLGVSLSAGFWQGVILVTFGSLLCWWVTRE; translated from the coding sequence TTGCTTTCTTCTCATAAATATACCTTGATGGGCATTGCCGCCATAGTGTTGTGGAGCTGTCTGGTTGCGCTTACCCGTAATGTTGCTGAACAGTTAGGGCCTGTCGGCGGTGCGGCGATGATCTACAGTGTTGCTTCACTGTTTCTATTAGTGGTCATGGGGGTACCGAAACTCAGGCAGTTCTCACTAAGCTATATCGTTATTGCCGGCGGGTTATTCGCGGCGTATGAAGTCTGTTTTTCTCTGGCACTTGGCTATGCAGATAGCCGGCTTCAGACTATAGAGATGGCGGTGATTAATTACCTCTGGCCTGCTTTAACTGTACTCTTTGCTGTATGGGGAAGCAGCAAACGGGTGAACAAGTTAATTTATCCCGCAATATTGCTGGCATTTTCCGGAGTTGTTTGGAGTCTGATGGGCGGGCAGGAAGTTACATTTACGCATATCACAGAGAATGTAACGGGCAATCCGCTTGCCTATTCTCTGGCATTAATTGGCGCTATCATCTGGGCGGTTTACTGCAATGTAACCAAGCGGTTATCTAACGGCAAAAACGGAATTACTCTGTTCTTTGTGTTTACTGCGATTTCGTTATGGTTCCACTATCTGACCACAGAGCAACCGCCTCTGGAGTTTAACTGCCAATCCATTGGCTACCTGCTGCTTACCGGAGTGGTAATGGGCAGCGGTTATGCATTATGGAATCTGGCTATTATCGGCGGAAATATGTTACTTCTGGCCTCGCTCTCTTATTTCACACCTATATTTTCTACGCTGATTTCTATGCTGGTGTTAGGCGTGTCACTCAGTGCCGGATTCTGGCAAGGCGTAATCTTAGTCACTTTCGGGTCACTGTTATGCTGGTGGGTTACAAGGGAGTAG
- a CDS encoding GntR family transcriptional regulator translates to MNNSINPTNKTEIAYNQLEKMIIFRELEPGSMVSEKQLAENLDLGRTPVREALQRLSYERMVEIHARRGIQIPSISVESQLKILEVRRDIEALCVKYAAARASVDEKQQMQELASKLELCAENGDEIEYSVLLKQIHNVLVKAARNEYLQLAMAPLQGLSRRFWFAYKNDTTDLAEASHLHAATLRAVCHTDADEAVSASHKLNDYLTDVAYRSISAR, encoded by the coding sequence ATGAATAACAGTATTAATCCGACAAATAAGACAGAAATAGCCTATAACCAACTAGAAAAAATGATAATTTTCAGGGAGTTGGAGCCGGGTAGTATGGTGAGTGAAAAGCAACTGGCAGAGAATCTGGACTTGGGCAGAACACCGGTACGTGAAGCTCTGCAAAGGCTTTCATATGAAAGAATGGTGGAAATTCATGCCCGCCGCGGTATTCAGATCCCATCAATTTCAGTAGAAAGCCAACTTAAAATTCTGGAAGTGCGTAGAGATATTGAAGCCTTGTGCGTTAAGTACGCGGCCGCAAGAGCGTCAGTGGATGAGAAACAGCAGATGCAGGAACTAGCCTCTAAGTTAGAGTTGTGTGCAGAAAATGGCGATGAAATTGAGTACTCGGTTCTGCTAAAACAGATACACAACGTATTGGTTAAGGCTGCCAGAAATGAGTATCTGCAACTGGCGATGGCTCCGCTGCAAGGTTTGTCGCGTCGCTTTTGGTTTGCTTACAAAAACGACACTACAGATTTAGCGGAAGCTTCCCATCTGCATGCGGCAACTCTCCGTGCCGTTTGCCATACCGATGCTGACGAAGCGGTAAGCGCATCCCACAAACTGAATGACTACCTGACAGATGTTGCCTATCGCAGTATTAGTGCAAGATAG
- a CDS encoding FAD-dependent oxidoreductase: MKDWKIVRRFEQVPDLPILASVDVLVIGGGAAGVAAAETAGRMGKSTWLIEKYGFCGGAAVAGLSGTICGMFMASDDPEAQPEQVVFGFTEKFRKELKARGGVTEPQRYGKTFTVTHDPLIWREVADDLLEQAGVTTLFHTAVTGVIMEKDAFKGVVIESNAGQSVIMAKMIVDASGDAALIARAGMDYYFGDNGKIQNPTMFFRIGGVDVGKYLDYYGNDTICPPKVTENIHAANATGDYSLPRHKIWIFPTTRPNELMVNATRLAGQDGRMLNVIDPKDFTEAEVWGRRQVRDYTRFLNNYVPGCEDAYVVDTGVEVGIRQTRSIVGVETLTNDDVVNCNKRQDSICRTPWPIELHSGDKPKLHWLIDDYYDVPFNTLVPVVGENIIVAGRCLSAEHEALASARVTAQCFEYGMAAGIAVVKAIDENRRIRDLRGEEIRTIMIDNGSAL; encoded by the coding sequence ATGAAAGATTGGAAAATTGTTCGCCGTTTTGAACAAGTGCCGGATCTACCGATTCTGGCTTCCGTCGATGTGCTAGTCATTGGTGGCGGCGCTGCAGGTGTTGCAGCAGCGGAAACTGCAGGACGCATGGGTAAATCCACATGGCTTATTGAGAAATATGGCTTTTGTGGTGGTGCGGCTGTAGCAGGCCTGTCAGGCACTATTTGTGGAATGTTTATGGCCAGCGATGATCCTGAAGCTCAACCTGAACAGGTTGTGTTTGGTTTCACAGAAAAATTCCGCAAAGAGCTAAAGGCCAGAGGGGGTGTTACTGAACCACAGCGTTACGGCAAAACCTTTACCGTCACTCACGATCCTCTTATCTGGCGTGAAGTGGCAGATGATCTTCTGGAACAAGCAGGTGTGACAACACTTTTCCACACAGCTGTTACCGGCGTGATCATGGAAAAAGATGCCTTCAAAGGTGTTGTTATTGAGTCCAACGCAGGGCAAAGCGTCATTATGGCGAAAATGATCGTTGATGCCTCCGGGGATGCCGCCCTAATCGCCCGCGCCGGTATGGATTACTACTTTGGTGACAACGGCAAAATCCAGAACCCGACCATGTTCTTCCGCATTGGCGGTGTTGATGTGGGTAAGTATCTGGACTACTACGGCAATGACACCATTTGTCCGCCAAAAGTAACCGAAAATATTCACGCCGCAAACGCCACAGGCGACTACTCACTGCCACGCCATAAGATCTGGATTTTCCCGACCACACGTCCAAATGAGCTGATGGTGAATGCTACGCGTCTGGCTGGTCAGGATGGTCGCATGCTGAACGTGATTGATCCAAAAGATTTTACTGAAGCTGAAGTATGGGGCCGCCGTCAGGTGCGCGATTACACCCGCTTTCTGAACAACTATGTTCCGGGCTGTGAAGATGCCTACGTGGTGGATACCGGTGTTGAAGTGGGTATTCGTCAGACACGCTCTATTGTCGGCGTAGAAACCCTGACCAATGACGATGTTGTTAACTGCAATAAACGCCAAGACAGCATCTGCCGCACTCCGTGGCCGATTGAACTTCACTCAGGTGACAAGCCAAAACTTCATTGGCTTATTGATGATTACTACGATGTTCCCTTCAACACACTAGTTCCTGTGGTTGGCGAGAACATCATTGTAGCAGGACGCTGTTTAAGTGCAGAACATGAAGCATTGGCTTCTGCCCGTGTAACAGCGCAGTGCTTTGAATATGGTATGGCAGCGGGTATCGCTGTTGTCAAAGCAATTGATGAAAATAGACGCATCCGCGATCTACGGGGCGAAGAAATTCGCACTATTATGATAGATAACGGCAGTGCGTTGTAA
- a CDS encoding mandelate racemase/muconate lactonizing enzyme family protein, with amino-acid sequence MKGTAIKRVELYAVADRDAPPIPWADNQEPLLYTNNIVRIITEDGTEGVGATISYTENDFDKCIIEAMKTIVPGLIGKNPLMTEELSAWLGARCSWGGLPAKSPIDIAAWDIKAKKANMPLYMLLGGARHKMLSYASTPMFDTVEEYFPYVDDCIEQGFTAIKLHCYCVYEKDVKLVNAIQERYGDTGIRFMLDTATFYNASEAMKMAKLMESYDWEWLEAPVSDYDYKTYQRLVDKTDLEISSHGNCLLTLQEVTYALGNGFWSDVRQDATVCGGITQLNKCFAIAEGHSKTLEIQSMGYTITQAANLHVALAHHNCKYFEQFYPYESFELASKTQIRTDKEGYVHAPEGNGLGVEMDWEAVKEASIAHYVFE; translated from the coding sequence ATGAAAGGTACAGCAATTAAACGTGTTGAGCTTTATGCAGTAGCAGACCGTGACGCACCGCCAATTCCATGGGCGGACAATCAGGAGCCTCTTCTGTATACCAACAATATCGTTCGTATCATTACTGAAGATGGTACTGAAGGTGTTGGCGCAACCATCAGCTATACAGAGAACGATTTTGATAAGTGCATTATCGAAGCGATGAAGACCATTGTTCCCGGCTTAATCGGTAAAAACCCTCTTATGACCGAAGAGCTGAGTGCATGGCTGGGCGCACGTTGCTCATGGGGCGGCCTGCCGGCTAAATCCCCTATCGATATCGCGGCATGGGATATCAAGGCCAAAAAAGCCAATATGCCTCTTTACATGCTACTTGGCGGTGCACGCCATAAGATGCTTTCTTATGCCTCTACCCCTATGTTTGACACAGTAGAAGAGTACTTCCCGTATGTGGACGACTGTATTGAACAAGGCTTTACGGCTATCAAACTGCACTGCTACTGCGTATACGAGAAAGATGTAAAACTGGTTAACGCCATTCAGGAACGTTACGGTGATACCGGTATCCGCTTTATGCTGGACACAGCCACTTTCTATAACGCCTCTGAAGCAATGAAGATGGCAAAACTAATGGAAAGTTACGACTGGGAATGGCTGGAAGCTCCGGTTTCAGACTATGACTATAAAACTTACCAGCGTCTAGTTGATAAAACCGACCTTGAAATCTCAAGCCATGGTAACTGCCTGCTGACTCTGCAGGAAGTGACTTACGCACTTGGCAACGGTTTCTGGTCAGATGTTCGTCAGGATGCCACGGTTTGTGGTGGTATTACCCAACTAAATAAATGCTTTGCGATAGCGGAAGGCCACTCTAAAACACTGGAGATCCAGAGTATGGGTTACACCATTACTCAGGCTGCCAACTTGCATGTTGCCCTTGCACACCACAACTGCAAATACTTTGAACAGTTCTACCCATATGAAAGCTTTGAATTAGCTTCTAAGACTCAAATCCGTACAGATAAAGAGGGCTATGTACATGCCCCTGAAGGTAACGGTCTGGGTGTAGAGATGGACTGGGAAGCAGTTAAAGAAGCATCTATTGCTCATTATGTTTTTGAATAA
- a CDS encoding BCCT family transporter produces the protein MENSKSSNFDRTTILISLIIISALSVFFLTDTERAIGIAGDIFTMIAYNLGTPILWFGFAMVIVSVYLMVSKYGNIRMGEGKPEYTNFAYITMMALAGVGSGTVYWAFLEWSYYIKTPPFAIEAGSVAAHEWAVTYSLHHWGITAWALYAISAVPIMYSYYVRKNPSLKISEIVQSMIKNQAVGKVVARVIDITYPIALVFGLIIVLALGVPIVSAAFAQLTGLQDTLALKLGMLGIVATLLIVSSFVGIEKGMKNISSSGTYFLIALVIYILIFGPTLFILENTSTSLSLWASNFIHMSLYTDAITQDKFPQNWTAYFWAYWMIFIPLMCIFITKVSKGRTLREVIACMVGGGTVGTTILFSIVGSFMMKTQLDKKVNIGQMVSDGQASQSIVEALNTLPFSSVLLIVFIVSTFLLLVTTLDGSVFTVACQTQRVLDKDKNPATLLKIFWCLVIIAIPAVFIIVKAPVGSMQSAILIFAAPLGVLVSYMLFKTFKYMSEDYGHMTATEIQQMHKLDDEEVASESKKEESIKEAPVNA, from the coding sequence ATGGAAAATAGCAAATCAAGTAACTTTGACCGTACTACAATACTGATCTCTCTGATCATTATCAGTGCGCTCTCTGTATTCTTCTTAACCGACACTGAGCGTGCCATTGGCATTGCCGGTGATATCTTCACCATGATCGCTTACAACCTGGGAACACCAATCCTATGGTTTGGTTTTGCCATGGTAATCGTTTCTGTTTATCTTATGGTCAGCAAGTACGGTAACATCCGTATGGGCGAGGGAAAGCCAGAGTACACCAATTTTGCATACATCACTATGATGGCACTCGCCGGTGTGGGTTCAGGTACCGTTTACTGGGCATTCCTTGAGTGGTCTTACTACATTAAAACACCACCTTTTGCCATTGAAGCAGGCTCTGTAGCCGCTCATGAGTGGGCTGTTACTTACTCTCTGCATCACTGGGGCATTACTGCATGGGCTCTTTATGCTATCAGTGCAGTGCCTATCATGTACTCATACTATGTACGTAAGAACCCTTCTCTGAAGATCAGTGAAATCGTACAAAGCATGATTAAAAACCAAGCTGTTGGTAAAGTGGTAGCCCGTGTTATTGATATCACCTACCCAATTGCTCTGGTATTTGGTTTGATTATCGTACTTGCTCTGGGTGTGCCAATTGTTTCGGCTGCATTCGCTCAGCTTACCGGTCTGCAAGATACCCTTGCACTTAAGTTAGGCATGCTAGGTATTGTAGCAACACTGCTTATCGTAAGTTCGTTTGTCGGTATCGAAAAAGGCATGAAGAATATCTCAAGCTCAGGTACTTACTTCCTGATTGCGCTGGTAATCTACATTCTGATCTTCGGACCTACACTATTTATTCTTGAGAATACAAGTACATCACTAAGCCTGTGGGCATCTAACTTCATTCACATGAGTTTGTATACTGATGCCATCACTCAGGACAAGTTCCCGCAGAACTGGACAGCTTACTTCTGGGCATACTGGATGATCTTTATTCCGCTGATGTGTATCTTCATCACTAAAGTATCTAAAGGTCGTACTCTTCGTGAAGTGATTGCCTGCATGGTAGGTGGCGGTACTGTTGGTACAACTATCCTTTTCTCCATCGTTGGTTCATTCATGATGAAGACACAGCTTGATAAGAAAGTGAACATTGGTCAGATGGTATCCGATGGTCAGGCTAGCCAGTCTATCGTTGAAGCACTGAATACACTGCCGTTCTCATCTGTTCTGCTGATTGTATTTATCGTATCCACTTTCCTTCTGCTGGTAACCACACTGGATGGCTCTGTATTTACTGTAGCTTGTCAGACTCAGCGCGTACTGGACAAAGACAAGAACCCTGCAACTCTACTGAAAATCTTCTGGTGTCTGGTAATTATTGCTATCCCAGCCGTATTTATCATTGTTAAAGCGCCTGTAGGCTCTATGCAGTCTGCCATCCTGATTTTTGCTGCTCCGTTGGGTGTATTGGTTAGCTACATGCTATTCAAGACATTTAAGTACATGAGTGAAGATTACGGTCATATGACAGCGACTGA